In Corynebacterium nuruki S6-4, the following proteins share a genomic window:
- a CDS encoding inositol monophosphatase family protein gives MSGELRDTADIEREIDTRALLAIAEAAVDEAETTFTAAVGADPSVMKSPGDFATEADLSVERQLRTLLTRYTGLPVHGEEYGVVRPGDRIAEALELNPNDDLADDIDGPGRERLGEPGANPGLDELPETCWVVDPIDGTANYAVGNPFCCILVSLVHKGEAVVAVTEMPLLGRRITARKGHGLFVDGHPARPLPPSDPAVTQISFGSILSQRRGNLPVSYRQDMLNAIGRTYPRMRVSGSCGIDLAFTAAGIFGGTVTFSPNLWDNCAGILMIRENGGVVTDFAGNRWVPGVSGLVAGEPEVHANLIRHIQSVPIGTAATTAQEIKDRGGIR, from the coding sequence ATGAGCGGGGAACTGCGGGACACCGCCGACATCGAGCGCGAGATAGACACCCGCGCCCTGCTGGCCATCGCCGAAGCCGCCGTCGACGAGGCGGAGACGACCTTCACAGCCGCGGTCGGCGCCGACCCGTCGGTGATGAAGAGCCCGGGCGATTTCGCCACCGAGGCGGACCTGTCGGTGGAGCGCCAGCTGCGCACGCTGCTGACCCGCTACACCGGCCTGCCCGTCCACGGTGAGGAGTACGGGGTGGTGCGCCCCGGCGACCGGATCGCCGAGGCCCTGGAACTCAACCCGAACGACGATCTCGCCGACGACATCGACGGCCCGGGCCGGGAACGCCTCGGTGAGCCGGGGGCCAATCCGGGCCTCGATGAGCTGCCGGAGACCTGCTGGGTCGTCGACCCGATCGACGGCACGGCCAACTACGCGGTCGGCAACCCGTTCTGCTGCATCCTGGTCTCCCTGGTGCACAAGGGTGAGGCCGTGGTCGCGGTCACCGAGATGCCGCTGCTCGGTCGGCGCATCACCGCCCGCAAGGGCCACGGCCTGTTCGTCGACGGTCATCCGGCCCGCCCGCTGCCGCCGTCGGATCCGGCGGTGACGCAGATCAGTTTCGGCTCGATCCTGTCGCAGCGCCGCGGCAACCTGCCCGTCTCGTACCGGCAGGACATGCTCAACGCCATCGGCCGGACCTACCCGCGGATGCGGGTGAGCGGCTCCTGCGGGATCGACCTGGCCTTCACCGCCGCCGGTATCTTCGGCGGGACGGTGACCTTCAGCCCGAACCTGTGGGACAACTGCGCGGGCATCCTCATGATCCGCGAGAACGGCGGCGTGGTCACCGACTTCGCCGGCAACCGGTGGGTGCCCGGGGTCTCCGGTCTCGTCGCCGGGGAACCCGAGGTCCACGCCAACCTCATCAGACACATTCAGTCGGTGCCGATCGGCACGGCCGCCACCACGGCCCAGGAGATCAAGGACAGAGGAGGAATCAGGTGA
- the priA gene encoding bifunctional 1-(5-phosphoribosyl)-5-((5-phosphoribosylamino)methylideneamino)imidazole-4-carboxamide isomerase/phosphoribosylanthranilate isomerase PriA has product MTLTLLPAVDVADGQAVRLVQGAAGSETSYGSPLEAALTWQDAGAEWVHLVDLDAAFGKGSNFDLLNDVIGRLDVDVELSGGIRDDASLERALSTGCRRVNIGTAALENPEWCERIISEYGDRVAIGLDTRQIDGEWRLRGRGWVSDGGDLWEVLERLDQQGCSRFVVTDVSRDGMLTGPNIDLLRDVAAATSAPVVASGGISSLDDLRNLAAVVDEGVDSAILGKSLYAGKFTLQDALTVARGEEPTA; this is encoded by the coding sequence ATGACTCTCACCCTGCTCCCCGCCGTTGACGTCGCCGACGGCCAGGCCGTCCGCCTGGTCCAGGGGGCCGCCGGTTCCGAGACGAGCTACGGCTCCCCGCTCGAGGCGGCGCTGACCTGGCAGGACGCGGGCGCCGAGTGGGTGCATCTGGTCGACCTGGACGCCGCCTTCGGCAAGGGCAGCAACTTCGACCTGCTCAATGACGTCATCGGCCGGCTCGACGTCGACGTCGAACTCTCCGGCGGCATCCGGGACGACGCCTCCCTGGAGCGCGCCCTGTCCACCGGCTGCCGACGGGTCAACATCGGCACCGCCGCCCTGGAGAACCCGGAGTGGTGCGAGCGCATCATCTCCGAGTACGGCGACCGGGTCGCCATCGGCCTCGACACCCGCCAGATCGACGGCGAGTGGCGGCTGCGCGGCCGCGGCTGGGTCTCCGACGGCGGTGACCTCTGGGAGGTCCTCGAACGCCTCGACCAGCAGGGCTGCTCCCGGTTCGTGGTCACCGACGTCTCCCGCGACGGTATGCTCACCGGCCCGAACATCGACCTGCTCCGCGATGTCGCCGCCGCGACCTCCGCCCCGGTCGTCGCCTCCGGCGGCATCTCGAGTCTCGATGACCTGCGCAACCTCGCCGCCGTCGTCGACGAGGGCGTGGATTCCGCGATCCTCGGTAAGTCGCTGTACGCCGGAAAATTCACCCTGCAGGACGCCCTGACCGTGGCCAGGGGAGAGGAGCCGACAGCATGA
- the hisH gene encoding imidazole glycerol phosphate synthase subunit HisH, with protein sequence MAAPSVAILDYGSGNLRSAQRALEHVGAEVTVTADPATVLAADGLLVPGVGNFGACMTGLRAVHGPRLIGERLAGGRPVMGICVGMQVLFEYGVEGSEGEADGEAGPGTAGCGEWPGTVSRLEAPVLPHMGWNTVEQPADSDLFAGADPAERYYFVHSYAARRWELETDGHTEAPKVTWATHGDCRFVAAVENGPLWATQFHPEKSGAAGARLLRNWLASF encoded by the coding sequence ATGGCAGCACCCAGCGTCGCGATCCTCGACTACGGTTCCGGTAATCTCCGCTCGGCACAGCGTGCCCTCGAACATGTCGGGGCGGAGGTGACCGTCACCGCCGATCCGGCCACCGTGCTCGCCGCCGACGGGCTCCTCGTGCCCGGTGTCGGCAACTTCGGCGCCTGCATGACCGGACTGCGCGCCGTCCACGGCCCCCGCCTCATCGGCGAGCGGCTGGCCGGGGGCCGACCCGTGATGGGCATCTGCGTGGGTATGCAGGTGCTCTTCGAGTACGGCGTGGAGGGCTCCGAGGGCGAGGCGGACGGCGAGGCCGGACCCGGCACCGCCGGCTGCGGCGAATGGCCCGGCACCGTCAGCCGCCTCGAGGCCCCGGTCCTGCCCCACATGGGCTGGAACACCGTCGAACAGCCCGCCGACAGCGACCTGTTCGCCGGCGCGGACCCCGCCGAGCGCTACTACTTCGTGCACAGTTACGCCGCCCGCCGCTGGGAGCTGGAGACCGACGGCCACACCGAGGCCCCCAAGGTCACCTGGGCGACCCACGGCGACTGCCGCTTCGTCGCCGCCGTGGAGAACGGCCCGCTGTGGGCCACCCAGTTCCACCCGGAGAAGTCCGGCGCCGCCGGCGCCCGCCTGCTGCGCAACTGGCTCGCCAGCTTCTGA
- a CDS encoding MFS transporter, with translation MTEAAPGSALSVLKVKGLPLTLLSVFCAFLGWSLLLPVIPVAMLDAGYGDTLAGLSTGVFMATTVITQAFVPKLLRRIGYVPVMVAAAVLLGVPSALYVIDGGSGLVLAVSAVRGIGFGAVTVAQSALLAELVPPRQLGRANAFFGAAIGTGEILGFSIGLTLYTRSGDVVFLVAVALGIVGALGALAVPPLHAAEVDRTAARQAAASGTHVPLWKLALVPVVGLCTAAMGFGALSSFTAPAVDSIDPAAAATVAGLTLAFTGAAQILGRTISGWWADRVGEPGRLVVPASALAVCGMLAMAAVIHGAPHGAGLVFGALGCAALFGLGFGAVQSETLLMMFARMPKDRVSEASAVWNMSFDSGTGVGSAVLGVVAGLGGYGGVFLAGAGLVGAGTVALTGDRVLGRHRVVDQHDIRTRLSRLTTGRRAR, from the coding sequence GTGACGGAAGCCGCCCCCGGCAGCGCCCTGTCCGTCCTGAAGGTCAAGGGTCTTCCCCTGACCCTGCTCAGTGTCTTCTGCGCCTTCCTCGGCTGGTCGCTGCTGCTGCCGGTCATCCCGGTGGCGATGCTGGACGCCGGCTACGGCGACACCCTCGCCGGCCTGTCCACCGGCGTGTTCATGGCCACCACCGTGATCACCCAGGCCTTCGTGCCGAAACTGCTGCGCCGCATCGGCTATGTCCCGGTGATGGTCGCCGCCGCGGTCCTGCTCGGCGTCCCGTCCGCTCTCTACGTCATCGACGGCGGATCCGGCCTCGTCCTCGCCGTCTCGGCGGTCCGCGGCATCGGCTTCGGCGCGGTGACCGTCGCCCAGTCCGCACTGCTGGCCGAACTCGTCCCGCCCCGCCAGCTCGGCCGGGCGAACGCCTTCTTCGGCGCGGCGATCGGGACCGGCGAGATCCTCGGCTTCAGCATCGGCCTCACCCTCTACACCCGCTCCGGCGACGTCGTCTTCCTCGTCGCCGTCGCCCTCGGCATCGTCGGGGCCCTCGGCGCCCTCGCGGTCCCGCCGCTGCACGCCGCCGAGGTCGACCGGACTGCGGCACGGCAGGCCGCGGCGTCCGGCACCCACGTCCCGCTGTGGAAGCTCGCACTGGTCCCCGTCGTCGGCCTGTGCACCGCGGCGATGGGCTTCGGTGCGCTGTCGAGTTTCACCGCACCGGCGGTCGACAGCATCGACCCGGCCGCGGCCGCCACCGTCGCGGGTCTGACCCTCGCATTCACCGGCGCCGCCCAGATCCTCGGCCGGACGATCTCCGGCTGGTGGGCCGACCGGGTGGGGGAGCCCGGCCGGCTCGTCGTCCCCGCCTCGGCCCTGGCGGTGTGCGGCATGCTCGCCATGGCCGCGGTCATCCACGGCGCACCCCACGGTGCGGGACTCGTCTTCGGCGCCCTCGGCTGCGCGGCACTGTTCGGCCTGGGCTTCGGGGCGGTCCAGTCCGAGACCCTGCTGATGATGTTCGCCCGGATGCCGAAGGACCGCGTCTCCGAGGCCTCCGCGGTGTGGAACATGTCCTTCGACTCGGGCACCGGTGTGGGCTCCGCGGTGCTCGGTGTGGTCGCCGGCCTCGGCGGCTACGGCGGGGTCTTCCTCGCCGGTGCCGGGCTGGTGGGCGCCGGGACCGTCGCCCTGACCGGCGACCGCGTGCTCGGCCGGCACCGGGTCGTCGACCAGCACGACATCCGCACCCGGCTGTCCCGGCTCACTACGGGACGCCGCGCGCGGTAA
- the hisB gene encoding imidazoleglycerol-phosphate dehydratase HisB yields MSNRTARIERATKESSITVEIDLDGTGQVDIATGLPFFDHMLTAFGVHGSFDLTVHADGDTEVDAHHTVEDTAIVLGQAFGQALGDKKGIRRFADAWIPMDETLAQAVVDVSGRPYYVGTGEPESMVSAVIGGHYATVINQHFFESLAFNAKIALHVRCLYGRDPHHITEAEFKAVARALRAATEADPRVTGVPSTKGTL; encoded by the coding sequence GTGAGCAACCGTACCGCGCGGATCGAACGCGCCACGAAGGAATCCTCCATCACCGTCGAGATCGACCTCGACGGCACCGGTCAGGTGGACATCGCCACCGGCCTGCCCTTCTTCGACCACATGCTGACCGCCTTCGGCGTGCACGGCTCCTTCGACCTCACCGTCCACGCCGACGGCGACACGGAGGTGGACGCCCACCACACCGTCGAGGACACGGCCATCGTCCTGGGCCAGGCCTTCGGTCAGGCCCTCGGCGACAAGAAGGGCATCCGCCGGTTCGCGGACGCCTGGATCCCGATGGACGAGACGCTGGCCCAGGCCGTCGTCGATGTCTCGGGCCGGCCCTACTACGTCGGCACCGGTGAGCCGGAGTCCATGGTCTCCGCCGTCATCGGCGGCCACTACGCCACCGTGATCAACCAGCACTTCTTCGAGTCGCTGGCCTTCAACGCGAAGATCGCCCTGCACGTGCGCTGCCTCTACGGCCGCGACCCGCACCACATCACCGAGGCGGAGTTCAAGGCCGTGGCCCGCGCCCTGCGCGCCGCGACCGAGGCCGATCCACGGGTGACGGGGGTGCCGTCGACGAAGGGGACACTGTGA
- a CDS encoding histidinol-phosphate transaminase, with product MTDLKDLPLRPELRGKSAYGAPQLTVTNQLNTNENPYPPSEGLVEDLVAEVRRLATTLNRYPERDAVELRDELAAYVSRQTHVEVTRDQVWAANGSNEVLQQLLQAFGGPGRSVMGFTPSYSMHPILAAGTQTEFLDVPRSGADFAVDVDKAVAQIGEQKPDLVFVTTPNNPTGGITPLADLRRIIEAERAVGGIAVIDEAYAEFSDEPSATTLLADYPATLVVSRTMSKAFDFAGGRLGYFVADPAFIEAVMLVRLPYHLSTLSQAAATVALRHADETLATVAKLRDERVRVVAALSDLGYRVVPSESNFVFFAVPDHADAHDLWQKFLDLDVLIRDVGVPGHLRMTVGLPAENDAFLAAADKIIGEYK from the coding sequence ATGACCGACTTGAAAGACCTGCCGCTGCGTCCGGAACTGCGCGGGAAATCCGCCTACGGTGCCCCGCAGCTCACCGTCACCAACCAGCTCAACACGAACGAGAACCCGTACCCGCCGAGCGAGGGGCTGGTGGAGGATCTCGTCGCCGAGGTCCGCCGCCTGGCGACAACGCTGAACCGCTACCCGGAGCGGGACGCCGTGGAACTGCGCGACGAACTGGCCGCCTACGTCTCGCGCCAGACCCACGTCGAGGTCACCCGCGACCAGGTGTGGGCGGCCAACGGCTCCAACGAGGTCCTGCAGCAGCTGCTGCAGGCCTTCGGCGGACCGGGGCGTTCGGTGATGGGCTTCACCCCCAGCTACTCGATGCACCCGATCCTCGCCGCCGGCACGCAGACGGAGTTCCTCGACGTGCCCCGCAGCGGCGCGGACTTCGCCGTCGACGTGGACAAGGCTGTGGCACAGATCGGGGAACAGAAACCCGACCTCGTCTTCGTCACCACCCCCAACAACCCGACCGGCGGGATCACTCCGCTGGCCGACCTGCGCCGCATCATCGAGGCGGAGCGGGCCGTCGGCGGCATCGCCGTCATCGACGAGGCCTACGCCGAGTTCTCCGACGAGCCGAGTGCGACCACCCTGCTCGCCGACTACCCGGCGACCCTGGTGGTCTCCCGCACCATGTCGAAGGCCTTCGACTTCGCCGGTGGCCGCCTGGGCTACTTCGTCGCCGACCCGGCCTTCATCGAGGCGGTCATGCTGGTGCGCCTGCCGTACCACCTGTCCACCCTGTCGCAGGCGGCGGCGACCGTCGCCCTGCGGCACGCCGACGAGACCCTCGCCACCGTCGCGAAGCTGCGCGACGAGCGGGTGCGCGTCGTCGCCGCCCTGTCCGACCTGGGCTACCGGGTGGTGCCGAGTGAGTCGAACTTCGTCTTCTTCGCCGTCCCCGACCACGCCGACGCCCACGATCTGTGGCAGAAGTTCCTCGACCTCGACGTCCTCATCCGGGACGTGGGCGTCCCCGGCCACCTGCGGATGACCGTGGGTCTGCCGGCGGAGAACGACGCCTTCCTCGCCGCCGCCGACAAGATCATCGGAGAATACAAGTGA
- the hisD gene encoding histidinol dehydrogenase has product MLTRLDLRGTTPSTAELRRILPRGGVDIDHVLPTVTPVVEAVRDRGAEAALEYGESFDHVRPASVRVPAEVVAEATENLDPAVTAAISEAIRRVRAFHAAQVPEPVTAEIAPGGFVSERWIPVNRVGLYVPGGKAVYPSSVIMNVVPAQEAGVGSLVVCSPPQADCGGWPHPTVLAACSLLGVDEIWAVGGGQAIALMAYGDDAADLAPVDMITGPGNIFVTAAKRLCRSVVGIDAEAGPTEIAVLADASANPVAVAYDLISQAEHDPMAASVLITDSVELADAVDAEVAERYKVTLNHDRVEEALTGVQSGIILTDSLDESVRVADAYAAEHLEVQTQDAPAVAARITNAGAIFVGPYSPVPLGDYAAGSNHVLPTSGTARHSSGLSTHTFLKHVDVINYDRAALQEVADTVTTLADAERLPAHGEAVKARFENPEI; this is encoded by the coding sequence ATGCTCACTCGTCTGGATCTGAGGGGCACGACCCCCTCGACAGCCGAACTCCGCCGCATCCTGCCCCGTGGAGGCGTGGACATCGACCATGTCCTGCCGACCGTGACCCCCGTGGTCGAGGCGGTGCGCGACCGTGGTGCCGAGGCGGCACTCGAGTACGGGGAGAGCTTCGACCATGTGCGTCCCGCGTCCGTGCGGGTGCCGGCCGAGGTGGTCGCCGAGGCGACCGAGAACCTGGATCCGGCGGTCACCGCCGCCATCTCCGAGGCGATCCGCCGCGTCCGCGCCTTCCACGCCGCCCAGGTCCCGGAGCCGGTGACCGCGGAGATCGCTCCCGGCGGGTTCGTCTCCGAGCGGTGGATCCCGGTCAACCGGGTGGGGCTCTACGTCCCGGGCGGCAAGGCCGTCTACCCGTCCTCGGTGATCATGAACGTCGTGCCCGCCCAGGAGGCCGGTGTCGGCTCGCTGGTCGTCTGCTCCCCGCCGCAGGCCGACTGCGGTGGCTGGCCGCACCCCACCGTCCTCGCCGCCTGCTCGCTGCTCGGCGTCGACGAGATCTGGGCGGTCGGCGGCGGCCAGGCCATCGCGCTGATGGCCTACGGTGACGATGCCGCCGATCTGGCGCCGGTCGACATGATCACCGGCCCCGGCAACATCTTCGTCACCGCCGCCAAGCGGCTGTGCCGCTCGGTCGTCGGCATCGACGCGGAGGCCGGCCCCACCGAGATCGCCGTCCTGGCGGACGCCTCGGCCAATCCGGTGGCCGTCGCCTACGACCTCATCAGTCAGGCCGAGCACGACCCGATGGCCGCCTCGGTGCTCATCACCGATTCGGTGGAGCTCGCCGATGCGGTGGACGCCGAGGTCGCCGAGCGCTACAAGGTCACCCTGAACCACGACCGGGTGGAGGAGGCGCTGACCGGTGTGCAGTCCGGCATCATCCTCACCGACAGTCTCGACGAGTCGGTCCGCGTCGCGGACGCCTACGCCGCCGAGCACCTCGAGGTGCAGACGCAGGACGCCCCGGCGGTCGCCGCACGGATCACCAACGCCGGCGCGATCTTCGTCGGGCCCTACTCGCCGGTGCCGCTGGGTGACTACGCCGCCGGCTCGAACCACGTCCTGCCGACGTCGGGGACCGCCAGGCACTCCTCGGGACTGTCGACGCACACCTTCCTCAAGCACGTCGACGTCATCAACTACGACCGTGCCGCCCTGCAGGAGGTGGCCGACACGGTCACCACGCTGGCGGACGCCGAGCGGCTGCCGGCCCACGGTGAGGCCGTGAAGGCCCGCTTCGAGAACCCGGAGATCTGA
- a CDS encoding TetR/AcrR family transcriptional regulator, giving the protein MTLNRDRILSAAFDILDEYGLGDLSMRRLARTLDVAPGALYWHFPSKQELLGGIADRILDAPVPDDARQAAAAILDRLLATRDGAEIVAAALATGTVSRDPAAELAATLDGATDDPALAGWVLSRYLLGAAQDVQTARAAGVEPRTVDEVLAGVGLIVAGATIGHHE; this is encoded by the coding sequence GTGACCCTCAACCGTGACCGCATCCTGTCCGCCGCGTTCGACATCCTCGACGAGTACGGCCTCGGCGACCTCAGCATGCGTCGGCTGGCCCGCACCCTCGATGTCGCCCCCGGCGCCCTGTACTGGCATTTCCCCAGTAAGCAGGAGCTTCTCGGCGGGATCGCCGACCGGATCCTCGATGCCCCGGTCCCCGACGATGCCCGGCAGGCCGCCGCCGCCATCCTCGACCGGCTGCTCGCCACCCGCGACGGGGCGGAGATCGTCGCCGCCGCCCTGGCCACCGGCACGGTCAGCCGGGACCCCGCCGCGGAGCTCGCCGCCACCCTCGACGGCGCCACCGACGACCCGGCGCTGGCCGGCTGGGTACTGTCCCGCTACCTGCTCGGTGCCGCCCAGGATGTGCAGACCGCCCGCGCCGCCGGGGTGGAGCCCCGGACCGTCGACGAGGTGCTGGCGGGCGTCGGGCTCATCGTCGCCGGAGCTACAATCGGTCACCATGAGTGA
- a CDS encoding BRCT domain-containing protein yields the protein MSDATTPPVITAHAASVEVSDDGVRIERTPMGSTLTDAEFSFPATALRGWYRNAPTATDPGWIQFSLAGDTPDGYLARPVRGYPATHGAPNIVAFAPGQLEQFADLDRALTNLQAGYPLGAATPVPEDAAPAPAATTAPSTASPDQATAQKAETATPAAAASPKKKSGGKGNPGWKRVSTPDVVPEPDLTADANGPVFGQNVTVTGDVEPYDKGEIWDMIAAAGGTVGKNVTKKTTALVIGSWGSTTSKEKRARELRDKGQDIALWSLDEFLTKVGRQPRPDLDEVRGTDAPF from the coding sequence ATGAGTGACGCGACGACTCCCCCGGTCATCACCGCCCACGCGGCCTCGGTCGAGGTCAGCGACGACGGCGTCCGGATCGAGCGGACCCCGATGGGCAGTACCCTCACCGACGCCGAATTCTCCTTCCCCGCGACCGCGCTGCGCGGCTGGTACCGCAACGCCCCCACCGCCACCGACCCCGGCTGGATCCAGTTCAGCCTCGCCGGCGACACCCCGGACGGCTACCTCGCCCGCCCGGTCCGCGGGTACCCCGCCACCCACGGGGCACCGAACATCGTCGCCTTCGCCCCCGGACAGCTCGAGCAGTTCGCCGATCTCGACCGGGCGTTGACGAACCTGCAGGCCGGCTACCCGCTCGGCGCCGCCACCCCGGTCCCGGAGGACGCCGCCCCGGCCCCCGCGGCCACCACCGCCCCCTCGACGGCCTCACCGGACCAGGCGACGGCGCAGAAGGCGGAGACCGCGACCCCGGCCGCCGCGGCGTCCCCGAAGAAGAAGTCCGGCGGGAAGGGCAACCCCGGCTGGAAGCGGGTCTCCACCCCCGACGTGGTGCCCGAACCCGACCTCACCGCGGACGCCAACGGGCCGGTCTTCGGCCAGAACGTCACCGTCACCGGCGATGTGGAGCCCTATGACAAGGGCGAGATCTGGGACATGATCGCCGCGGCCGGCGGCACCGTCGGCAAGAATGTCACGAAGAAGACGACCGCCCTCGTCATCGGCTCCTGGGGCTCGACGACCAGCAAGGAGAAGCGTGCCCGGGAGCTGCGGGACAAGGGCCAGGACATCGCCCTGTGGAGCCTCGACGAGTTCCTGACGAAGGTCGGCCGGCAGCCCCGCCCGGATCTGGACGAGGTCCGGGGAACCGACGCGCCCTTCTGA